In Kineococcus sp. NBC_00420, a single genomic region encodes these proteins:
- a CDS encoding DUF1648 domain-containing protein, with product MNGFEVGVGLASCLLVAVVLFLVPVLSAPTLPLGVSVPRARVGDPAVHRAVRRYRGAVAVLSALALVGAAAAGSVSAGPGVVTVPTYLLLVGGIVAFVLCRKEIREAKTHGDWYRDVPVRWAAPASPDDVPRAPVPIVWYAVAAALLVATAGFGVLRYPDLPDPFPTHWGGAGEPDAFAAKGFWSVFGPLVVAIGLLALLGVLTRLVHLAPVRLRADEAQPLARAVAAGRTVQDLLAVTAFLVTALVCTLCVDGWLHPARLELLVPALVVFGAGLVVATVVTTVGARGPREAAATDAVDDDRHWRGGMLYVNRDDPSLFVPKRVGVGYTINAGHPAGRAISIGVLVLVLAAIALPLLTT from the coding sequence GTGAACGGTTTCGAGGTGGGGGTCGGGCTGGCGAGCTGTCTGCTGGTCGCGGTCGTCCTGTTCCTGGTGCCGGTGCTGTCGGCGCCGACGCTGCCGCTGGGGGTGTCGGTGCCGCGGGCGCGGGTCGGGGACCCGGCCGTCCACCGGGCGGTGCGCCGGTACCGCGGGGCCGTCGCGGTCCTGTCCGCGCTCGCCCTGGTGGGTGCCGCCGCGGCCGGCTCGGTGAGTGCCGGACCGGGTGTCGTCACGGTCCCCACGTACTTGCTGCTGGTCGGCGGGATCGTGGCGTTCGTCTTGTGCCGCAAGGAGATCCGTGAGGCAAAGACGCACGGCGACTGGTACCGCGACGTGCCGGTCCGGTGGGCGGCGCCGGCCTCGCCGGACGACGTCCCCCGGGCCCCCGTCCCGATCGTCTGGTACGCCGTCGCGGCCGCCCTACTCGTCGCCACCGCGGGTTTCGGCGTGCTGCGCTACCCCGACCTCCCCGACCCGTTCCCGACCCACTGGGGTGGCGCCGGCGAACCCGACGCGTTCGCCGCGAAGGGCTTCTGGAGCGTGTTCGGTCCGCTGGTCGTCGCCATCGGGCTCCTGGCCCTCCTGGGGGTCCTGACCCGGCTCGTCCACCTCGCCCCGGTCCGCCTCCGCGCGGACGAGGCGCAACCCCTCGCCCGGGCGGTGGCCGCCGGACGGACGGTGCAGGACCTGCTCGCCGTCACCGCGTTCCTGGTGACCGCCCTGGTCTGCACGCTGTGCGTCGACGGCTGGCTGCACCCCGCCCGCCTCGAACTCCTCGTCCCCGCCCTGGTGGTGTTCGGCGCGGGTCTCGTCGTCGCGACCGTGGTGACCACCGTGGGCGCGCGCGGACCGCGGGAAGCGGCCGCCACCGATGCCGTCGACGACGACCGGCACTGGCGCGGCGGGATGCTCTACGTGAACCGGGACGACCCGTCGTTGTTCGTCCCCAAGCGCGTCGGCGTCGGGTACACGATCAACGCCGGCCACCCGGCGGGCCGGGCGATCTCGATCGGCGTCCTGGTCCTGGTGCTCGCCGCGATCGCCCTCCCGCTGCTGACGACCTAG
- a CDS encoding o-succinylbenzoate synthase: MTDLPPLADLLDAAHVVRLPLRRRFRGILLREAVLFEGPAGWGEFSPFLEYGPGEASRWLEAGIEAAWQGFPAPRRERVEVNATVPAVEADDVPAVLAGFPGCRTAKVKVAESGAPFAHRLAEDVARVAAVREALGPTGEVRVDANTGWSVEEAYEALTALGEFDLEYAEQPCATLEEMALLRRRLAAAGTPVLLAADESVRKAEDPLRVAGLEAADIVVLKVAPLSGVRTALAVAQACGLPVVVSSALDTSVGLAAGTALAAALPELPHACGLGTAALLAADVTSDPLLPVGGSLPVGPVRVSPELLERHRAPAERETWWRERLTSAHGVLRG; encoded by the coding sequence GTGACCGACCTGCCCCCGCTCGCCGACCTCCTCGACGCCGCCCACGTCGTCCGGCTGCCGCTGCGCCGGCGGTTCCGCGGGATCCTCCTCCGCGAGGCGGTGCTCTTCGAGGGCCCTGCGGGGTGGGGGGAGTTCTCGCCGTTCCTGGAGTACGGGCCGGGCGAGGCGTCGCGCTGGCTGGAGGCGGGGATCGAGGCGGCCTGGCAGGGGTTCCCCGCCCCGCGCCGCGAGCGCGTCGAGGTCAACGCCACCGTGCCCGCCGTCGAGGCCGACGACGTGCCCGCGGTCCTCGCGGGGTTCCCCGGGTGCCGCACGGCCAAGGTCAAGGTCGCCGAGTCCGGGGCGCCCTTCGCGCACCGCCTCGCCGAGGACGTCGCCCGGGTCGCCGCCGTGCGGGAGGCGCTGGGGCCCACCGGAGAGGTCCGCGTCGACGCGAACACCGGGTGGAGCGTCGAGGAGGCGTACGAGGCGCTGACCGCGCTGGGCGAGTTCGACCTGGAGTACGCCGAGCAGCCCTGCGCGACGCTGGAGGAGATGGCCCTGCTGCGCCGGCGCCTGGCCGCCGCCGGGACCCCCGTGCTGCTGGCCGCCGACGAGAGCGTCCGCAAGGCCGAGGACCCGTTGCGCGTCGCCGGCCTCGAGGCGGCCGACATCGTCGTCCTCAAGGTCGCCCCGCTGTCCGGGGTCCGGACGGCGCTGGCCGTGGCGCAGGCCTGCGGTCTGCCCGTCGTCGTCTCCTCCGCCCTGGACACCAGCGTCGGACTGGCGGCCGGGACGGCGCTCGCGGCCGCGCTGCCGGAGCTCCCGCACGCCTGCGGGCTCGGCACCGCGGCCCTCCTCGCGGCCGACGTGACGAGCGATCCGCTGCTGCCCGTCGGCGGGTCGCTGCCGGTCGGCCCGGTCCGGGTGTCCCCGGAACTGCTGGAACGCCACCGCGCGCCGGCCGAGCGGGAGACCTGGTGGCGCGAGCGCCTGACGAGCGCCCACGGGGTTCTCCGGGGGTGA
- a CDS encoding hotdog fold thioesterase, producing the protein MDEILATFSADSLVDRMGIRFLEMAPDRVVATMPVAGNTQVAGFLHGGASCVLAETLGSVGAFLHVWPGGLALGTDINATHHRSTRSGIVTGVATAISLGRTLTSHEVVISDEEGRRLCTARITNYVRAAEA; encoded by the coding sequence ATGGACGAGATCCTCGCCACCTTCAGCGCCGACTCCCTGGTGGACCGGATGGGCATCCGGTTCCTCGAGATGGCCCCCGACCGCGTCGTCGCGACGATGCCCGTCGCGGGCAACACCCAGGTCGCGGGGTTCCTGCACGGCGGCGCCAGCTGCGTGCTCGCCGAGACCCTGGGTTCCGTCGGCGCGTTCCTGCACGTGTGGCCGGGCGGCCTCGCCCTCGGCACCGACATCAACGCGACCCACCACCGCTCGACCCGCTCCGGGATCGTCACCGGGGTCGCGACGGCGATCTCGCTGGGCCGGACGCTGACCAGCCACGAGGTGGTGATCTCCGACGAGGAGGGCCGCCGGTTGTGCACGGCGCGGATCACGAACTACGTGCGGGCGGCGGAGGCCTAG
- a CDS encoding GntR family transcriptional regulator, giving the protein MILEIDPTSDVAIYQQIHDRLVEAIARGELVVGQQVSSVRALAGSFGINVATVQKAYDLLRREGLLRTTSKSGSVIARGPASGPPADAVLVQWRERMSTVLAEARAQGVPDEVVLAQCREVVEGFARVREGS; this is encoded by the coding sequence GTGATCCTCGAGATCGACCCGACGTCCGACGTGGCGATCTACCAGCAGATCCACGACCGCCTCGTCGAGGCGATCGCCCGCGGTGAACTCGTCGTCGGGCAGCAGGTCTCCTCGGTGCGGGCGCTCGCGGGGTCGTTCGGCATCAACGTCGCGACGGTGCAGAAGGCCTACGACCTGCTCCGTCGCGAAGGGCTGCTGCGCACGACGAGCAAGTCCGGTTCGGTGATCGCCCGGGGGCCGGCCAGCGGTCCCCCCGCCGACGCGGTGCTCGTGCAGTGGCGCGAACGGATGTCGACGGTGCTCGCCGAGGCGCGGGCCCAGGGAGTTCCGGACGAGGTCGTCCTGGCACAGTGCCGGGAGGTCGTCGAAGGTTTCGCTCGAGTGCGGGAGGGATCGTGA